The Arachis ipaensis cultivar K30076 chromosome B05, Araip1.1, whole genome shotgun sequence nucleotide sequence gttacaacacatagacttctttctctctaacaccggcaccccagtacacccacactctctcaaagcaaatatctaactacacctcacaacactctctaatcaaagagtacagaggaaaagaaaaatcagatacaagcttaaagtgtttctgactggtgcaaaaacaaatggagaacttagcctcatatttatagcctaggccacccactccatttgctgtcctaagcaatgtgggactaattcaaccaaatcctaacagtaTATCATATGCAAATATTCTCCACATGGACTCTGAAGGAGAAAGATAACGATAATCATAATACTATTTAATCTCATCCACAACCTGCGAGTTTTGACAACCACTCGTTGATTGGTCCATTGTAGCAGTCAAACGATCAAGGCCCTTGTTGACATACTTAAAAAGATATTTGATAACATTTGACTTGttgcaaaattctaagtttatgTGAGACTGATATTTCATTAACAATAACGGATTATAAGGTACAACAAATCTGTTATCAATATCTGTACCGCTCAACTTGACAGTAATACCCATGTCACGATGTTTATATACTGGATAACCATCATCATCAAATATAGTCTCATTCACAAACTGCTTAGGGTAAAACTTTAAACATTTACCATCTTTCATACAGGGAGAAGCCGGCCGTATTCTACCACACGGACCATGAATCATATATTTTGTGACCATCCTATACAAATTAATTCATCAATAAGTTCAACATTCTGCAACATGTTTCTTCTATTAAGCCAAAGCAAAAAATATGCATGGggtaatcctcttttttgaaaCTCAATTGTATACATACTTACATAAAATAACAATTGATAaatcaataaatataaaaataaactatACAATAAAAACAAATTATAAGTTAGTcctgaaaaaaatataaaatcaaagaaatacaaaaaatataccaGCATTGAGAGGAGAAAAAAAAGTGCCATCTTTAAGGTCAGTTAGAAGACACTTTAGCTTAGCATGAAAAACTCGACAAAAAATATCCGGTCTATCAGCAATTGGAATCCCTTCACGACAGGTATATCTTTGAAATTTAGGCCAATTTAGATTACAAGTAATAGTGAGGAATAAATCAGGATAACCATAATGCTTGCAAATTGCCATGGTATTCTGGCAATTATTAAACATATCATGTTTACCACTTGTAAAAGAAGATGATAGTATAACCCTTGTCCTAATTGAGGATGCTTCAACATCACCACATTGCATAGCTTCCTCTATACCATGCAAAAACTCCCCTCTAATTGTACTTTGTTTCTTCCTGATTTCAAAGAGTCTCTATGATTCTATCGATGCAAAATAATCAACAACAAATTGTTGGAACAACCTCCTAGCTTTGTGAATGATGCTTCCCTCATCTTCTCTCATTTGTAATAAAAAACTCACAAATTCACGCAAAGACATCCTCATCCTTCTTCCACGTACGTAAGTATTGTGAACCCCTCGATACAGGATGTTCAATTGATACCCATCCTCACCATAAGGAAAAAGTAAAGGATACTGTAATGGCAAGTATAAAGCATGAGTTTCATAAATCCGTTGCAATTGACCACTGGTGGACTAAACAATAACATCACGACCACGATCAGATGATTTGAAATCTCCAACTATCAAAGCAGCAATCTCATCACACGAAGGATAATTGTAAATTCTTGGATCATGTACTCGCTGAGAAAACAATCTCAAACAAAATTCTTGCGAATGATGATACTCATAAAATTGTCGAGTTCTCTGAAATAATTGGGCTATAACATTGTGTTCATCAATCATTTGCATTAGACCAATTATCAATTCGTTATCTATTTCAGTTATTTGCCTACAGAAAGACATAATACAACAATTTATTTAAAATCTCTCTAGTccatagtataaaataaaaaattaaaaatcatacaCATATAATAgaaaataatcataataataatcaACCATAGAAGTAGAAAAGAACATACCCGAAAATCCCCTGGCGATTGACTACTTCATGCTGTGTGTCATAAATATATAACTGTGCAAATTTTAGATTTTCACCAATAGTTGGTAGCAAACTCCCAATTCTATGATAAACTTGCCATTTATGATAAATTGAGGTGGTCCACTACCATCATTAATTGAGTCATGCACTTTACTTCCAAACAAAATGAATGCAAACATACTATTGTACGATctgatatttttttgaaaatgcaAACACTTATTATCACGACCATCTATAAGGTTACAATAATTCTGGAGGCCTTTGCAAATAGGACAATTGAACTTTTTCTTTCGAGCATCAAAGTGTAAATATTGGTTGATTTACTATTGAATATTTTTCAACGCGCTCTAATAACTAAAAGTTTATCCCACAAAATGAACAAGTGTAATCAGCATCACCAATATCAAGACACCATGTATAGAtttcaaacagaaagaaaaatcaCTGCAATCACCTTACACCACAAATACGTTGAAAAGGGATGACAAGTATCTATCAATATTTTGCTTATAGAAATGCAATGAACCAAAAATGATGTAAAATAATCATTCATAGATCATCATatttaaaaccaaaatttttattctctATTATCACTTGTATTGGAATTTCCTTTGCATTTATAAATTTACATTTATATATAGATAAATACATTTACTATGCATCACATCTCCATATTTGTAATCGAAAAAATCAAACAGATAATAATAAATATGCGATAAAAATTAGTgtgaataaattaaataaatcaatACATACAAATTAAATCAAACGATAAAAAGAAATATTATCATATAACAAAACAaacagttaaaaaaaaaacaaatacctTGGAGCTCACTTTGCAAAAAAAGAGCATGATCAATCAGAGAACCAAATAGATTACATGAATTTATGGAAGGATCATATATATCTGATTCAtctattttttgtaaaaaaaaaaatcatagagTAAGCATAATTAATCTTTGATATTTTAAATACATGTTACACACATATCATTTATAATACGAAATAAAAAAGAATCccccagaaaataaaaataaaattaaacatagaatatgaaatagtaaaaaaattaaaggaaactAATATTCAAGATACATTCAAGATACATTAATAGTACCTGAAATTAATAAATTTTGTGTTAGACCGCTAGCATCTCGATCAACACATACATCATctgatatttaaaaaaatcaaaagaacattcaaataaagaaagaaataaaatagtattaagaaaaattataaaaaacaagtaaaaatgaaagcccatatataaaaaaaatccacaataacaacaacaaatatGATAGGTGAAAAGGAATGAAAATCTACAATATTTAGCcattaagaaaaaagaaaaataacctatAGTATTTGTGGATGTAGTGCTAGGTAATGAGGCAACAACATTTCCTATAAAATATCACAAACAACAATGAGCACCGTACAATATATACCATATGTAACATTTAGTTGAGAAATACGTAAAAAAATTTACCTGGACTATGTGAATGTTGAGATCTTTGACTTCATTTTCTTTTTAAACATTCTTTTCTATATAGCCTTGCAGAAGCACATAAGTGAGACATTTAAACTTGATTTCTCTCACAAAAACAATAGAAGATAAATACACCACTATGCAACAAAGAATCTTCAACATGACACTTGAGTAATTTTTTTTGTGAAAGGATACCAACAAATCACTTCAACAAACAAaactatacacatatatataaacaCACACGCATATATAGATATCTATGAATTAAAGCTACAATAGGAATGAGAGAAAAAATCTAAAACCTAAATATTTAATATGCATGTGAGGCTAGTCTAACAAAAATATGTAGAAAACGTGACTCACCAACCATAGTATTTAAGCTATACCTAATAACACAATATACCTAGTACATAGCTAGCTAAAAGAACAACATATAACTCATAATTCCTTGTTTGACACTGGCAGTAATCTTGCATGTTTATCCTTTAATATTGAcaaaattgttattattattattattattattattattattattattattattattattattattattatcttctaGCTGCGacattataaaaagaaaaatatcttgCTAGGATACTTGAATAACTACAAACCAACCGTTAACGAAATTAAAAGTACACAATACATGAATAAATAGAAAAGTTGCTGGATTTCATTTTGTCTTGTACTTTCACAAGAACGTACATACATATATTTAAATAAACATCATATGTGCAAATTCAAAATAACCTAAAATCCATAACCTGACCATATCACATCATTTATACAGGACACTATGTACAATCCCTAGCAAAATAGAAACAAACAAAGGTGAACTATCAAACCATGTTAGTCTTTGGACACAACTCAAAAAATGGATGGGACAAAGAGACAACATCTTCATATCCGTTTGAAACATTGGATTCAGTGCATATAACTTAACTATTTCTTAGATTAGTAGACTATTTCATAGTAACACCAGCAGCTCCATTAAAACATCTCAAAGATCACAGTTCTTGAGAACCTTGGAAGTTGGGCCAAGCTCCTCATCAGCAACATCATCAAAAGCTTTCTTCAGATTTCTCTTAACCTTTCCACCCCTAGGAGGATTGTAAACAGTCTCTTTCTTGATCACGTGAACATGGGATCCATCAAGAACAGCAGAAAGTACATCCTACCATGCAAAAGAATGGAATAATTGAATAAATGTAAATAGCAGAGAACATGCAACCATATAGATAGACAAATAATCTTAATTTTCCAgcccaataaaatttattatcGTCCGTAATGCATGGAacacaataaataatttaaccaACCAACACATTCATAATTTAAATCACTCCCAATAAACAAATTACCGTAGTTTTCCTGGGAGGAGAATTCAAGAGGACCTCAATTTCGAGGCTGCACTTCCTATCAACAAGTACACTATCATCAACAATTTTCCCTTTCTCTTTTATAATATCAACTTCACTACTTATATCATCCAATCTAGGAATTTCAGCACCCTTTTCACCAAGAAAATCAATCAAAGGCCTGCAGTTTGTCTTTATATTGGAACAATTCCCATCAGAAGTGATACCCTCATCCAGCACCTCACACGGATCCTTCTTGCCAACAATATATCCATGGTCACTTGAAGGGATCTTTTCCAAATAACCATCCTAAACacgatttattaaaaaaataaaagaaaatcaaacgAAAAAAAACCAATAAAGAAGAAGGAAGGAATAAACTAAAACAACATTATGAGACAGGTACATATCAAATACACGAGTTTGAAGATACAACCTTCGTATGCTCATCATCCGCATTATAGTTAGGCAACTCAAACATGGCAATAATAGCAGCATCATCGCAAACTCTTCTTACACGGAAAGTTTCGAAATATTTGTCTGCACCAACACTCTTGGTATCTATATTAAGAAGCATTTTTTTCCAGCAATTGCTGGAACATCACAGGATAACTATCTCCACAAACAACCTGTGAAATAATTTGAACACATGGTTCTTAGAAAACTCAAGGACCAAATACACACTCAAACACAGTCAACAAACAATTATATATGGCACAAACAGATCTTATCCACTATTAAACTCAACAACagaaaaaagaataaaacatACACTTGCATCCTTTTAAACCTCTCCAAACAGATCagcacatgattttttaaataaGTAAGCAGCCTCACGATCGAATAAGACAAATACACCATGCCCATTATCATCCTCAATAGCTATTTTGATCCTATATCTGACCATAGAAGAATTACCCAATAagaaatttaacacaaaaaaaacaacaaaataactaTAATTAGAAAAATGGAACAAGGAGAATTAAACAACAGAaggaaaaagaatgaaaaaaaacaGAGAAGATCACACAGAAAGAAATAAACACAACATACTTAGGAGTCACATTGGTAACATAGTGCTGACAAAAATCACAATAATATGCACCACCTTGAGGCTGAATTGACTTCTCACAAACACAAGCTGAATACCACCAAGGTCCCTCATCCACAATAGATCTCACAGTACCCAAAATCACAAAAGACCCTTCCTattataacataaaaaataaacattGAGATATAAATggaaaacataattttttataaGTTTTTCATCAAAAGACAACTAAGTCAAAATTGACTAAAAACATGGAAAAACTTACTAAACCTCATTGTTATCATGGAGTTCCTCAATAGTGCATCTCTTAGTAAGCCGCATAAAATCATATTCCAATGAAACACCCTTGTCCTCATTAGCAATAAACAATGGTTGTGTTCCATTGATATCTTGGTCAACCATACTAATCATcatagaagaataagaaaaaaaaaaagaaagatccggaaaaaaaaaatagaaacaatATCAACTAAACTTAAAACACAAATAAAGAGAATAAAATGAAATTATATTAACCAAGTTAAAACTATAAATAAGAACACCAATGAACTAAACATGTCATTTATTAAGATACTATCCAATAACCTGTTTTTGAAATCAAATACTTCAGCCAAATCAGGATTAAAGAATAGGCGAGTAGCATGCATAACATTTTGGAGACCAACTTATCCTACAAAACACCCAgctgaataaataaataaggaaaaacAGGAAACTAAATATAAAACAGAGAAATTTCAGAAGAAATTGGGAAGCCTAGACATTATAATATTCACTATCCCTAAAGAATTTAACTTTGGCAAGTTGGATCACAACAACTGGCTGCTCCATATAATCAGAACCTAAGAAACGATACACTTCATCCACGCATTCCCCAAATAGTGCACAGCGTATTgtcaacctaaa carries:
- the LOC110271816 gene encoding uncharacterized protein LOC110271816; translated protein: MLLNIDTKSVGADKYFETFRVRRVCDDAAIIAMFELPNYNADDEHTKDGYLEKIPSSDHGYIVGKKDPCEVLDEGITSDGNCSNIKTNCRPLIDFLGEKGAEIPRLDDISSEVDIIKEKGKIVDDSVLVDRKCSLEIEVLLNSPPRKTTDVLSAVLDGSHVHVIKKETVYNPPRGGKVKRNLKKAFDDVADEELGPTSKVLKNCDL